One region of Malania oleifera isolate guangnan ecotype guangnan chromosome 6, ASM2987363v1, whole genome shotgun sequence genomic DNA includes:
- the LOC131157934 gene encoding uncharacterized protein LOC131157934, producing the protein MEGMEEPLYMDETDDFCTSILSRLSNSTQEDHQHLCTVIGAMSQELKDQNLPLSSVAYFGATCSSLDRFSGETEPPAHIIDALLTILSMILPRIPVAILKRKCEYVSELIGRIIRSKTLSSGAAASALKCISHVLIIADKINWSEVSRLYVVLLDFGTDSRPKVRRQSHLCIRDVLQSFQGTSMLTPASEGVTNILQRSLLLAGGSNASASDGPQSAQEILYILDALKESLPYMSMKFMTIILKYFKTLLEFHQPFLTRRITDSLNILCLHETVEVPPELLVDLLCSLALSAPAKETSADGMTFTARLLDVGMRKVYSLSRQICVVKLPVVFNALRDILAFEHEEALFAAMEAFKSLIHACIDENLIQQGVDQIVINANLNERKSGPTIIEKVCATIESLLDYRYNAVWDTSFQIVSALFDKLGEYSSYLLRGTLKSLSDMQKLPDEDFPYRKQLHDCVGSALGAMGPESFLSLLPLKLEAEDISEVNMWLFPILKQYTVGARLHFFKESILGMVGPIRQKSRKLELEGRIFSSRSNDAFVYSLWSLLPSFCNYPTDTAESFTELAKALYVALRDEPDVRGIICSSLQTLIQQNKRILEGINDLSDAEVSIPRQRAIAHYTSQVASDNLRILKSSARGFLSILSEIFQKSTNDTGGCLQTTISEFASISNEIEIRKFFLNTMRQLQEVTEKASTAENLRKSNYMQVECSLSEGSLSHARAQLFDLAVALLPGLNAAQTKVLFLAIVPALGDADGLIQKKAYKVLSIMLRNCDDFLSENLEELLNILIEVLPSCHFSAKRHRLDCLYFLVVRVSKDELERRWHSIISSFLTEIILALKEANKKTRNRAYDLLVQIGHAYGDEEKGGNKENLHKFFNMVAGGLAGETPHMISAAVKGLARLAYEFSDLVYTAYNVLPSTFILLQRKNKEIIKANLGLLKVLVAKSQAEGLEAHLKSVVEGLLKWQDNTKNKFKSKVKLLLEMLVKKCGLQAVKAVMPEEHMKLLTNIRKIKERRERKSAATSEEIRSLHSKATTSRLSRWNHTKIFSDFDDGEMTGSDAEYMDASMLSNQRSKAASQFNSKASSLRSKKMLKASKSLEEDFFDQVEDEPLDLLDRQKTRSALRSSEHLKRKAESDDELEIDSEGRLVIHEGGKPKREAHSDPDLDIRSRAGSYLSVNSSRKIQKRRKTSMSGWAYTGSEYGSKKAGGDVKRKGKLDPHAYWPLDRKMMSRRPEHRAAARKGMASVVRQTKKLEGKSTASALKGLKSKRNQKKATRKVG; encoded by the exons ATGGAAGGCATGGAAGAACCTTTGTACATGGACGAAACTGATGACTTCTGCACATCTATCCTATCTCGACTCAGCAACTCTACCCAAGAAGACCACCAGCATCTCTGCACAGTCATCGGCGCCATGTCTCAGGAGCTGAAAGACCAAAACCTCCCGCTCTCTTCGGTGGCCTATTTCGGCGCTACGTGCTCCTCCCTCGACCGCTTCTCCGGAGAAACTGAACCGCCGGCTCACATTATCGATGCCTTGCTCACAATCCTCTCTATGATTCTTCCGAGAATTCCCGTTGCAATTCTGAAGAGGAAGTGTGAATACGTATCGGAACTAATAGGTAGAATTATTCGCTCCAAAACGTTGTCTTCTGGTGCAGCTGCATCGGCGTTGAAGTGTATATCACACGTGCTGATCATAGCCGATAAGATCAACTGGTCGGAGGTGTCTCGACTCTATGTGGTTCTGCTTGATTTCGGGACGGACTCTCGGCCAAAG GTGAGAAGGCAGTCACATTTGTGTATTAGAGATGTGCTACAAAGTTTCCAAGGAACATCGATGCTGACACCTGCAAGCGAAGGAGTTACAAACATCTTACAAAGGTCTCTTTTGCTTGCTGGTGGATCAAATGCATCAGCTTCTGATGGGCCCCAAAGTGCTCAGGAGATCTTGTATATTCTGGATGCTCTGAAGGAGTCTCTTCCTTACATGTCAATGAAGTTTATGACTATCATTCTGAAGTACTTTAAAACCCTTTTGGAATTCCACCAACCTTTTCTCACAAGGCGCATAACAGATAGTCTGAACATTCTATGTCTTCACGAAACTGTAGAGGTTCCTCCTGAATTGCTGGTTGATCTGTTATGCTCACTAGCTCTTTCTGCCCCTGCAAAGGAGACATCTGCAGATGGCATGACGTTCACTGCACGCTTGCTGGATGTTGGAATGAGAAAAGTTTATTCCCTTAGTAGGCAAATATGTGTAGTTAAACTCCCTGTTGTATTCAATGCACTCAGAG ATATTTTGGCTTTTGAACACGAGGAGGCCTTATTTGCAGCAATGGAGGCATTTAAGAGCCTAATACATGCCTGTATCGATGAGAACTTGATTCAACAGGGAGTGGATCAAATTGTAATAAATGCAAATTTGAATGAAAGGAAGTCTGGGCCAACTATAATTGAAAAAGTGTGTGCAACTATTGAAAGCTTACTCGATTATCGGTATAATGCAGTCTGGGACACATCATTTCAAATTGTTTCAGCATTGTTTGATAAATTAG GGGAATACTCTTCTTATCTTTTGAGGGGAACTCTGAAAAGCTTGTCAGACATGCAGAAGTTGCCAGATGAAGACTTTCCTTACAGGAAACAG CTACATGACTGTGTTGGATCTGCCCTTGGTGCTATGGGACCTGAATCATTTTTAAGCCTTCTGCCTCTCAAGTTGGAGGCTGAGGATATTTCTGAGGTGAATATGTGGCTCTTTCCAATTTTGAAACAGTATACAGTCGGTGCCCGTCTGCATTTCTTTAAAGAGTCAATTTTAGGAATGGTTGGACCAATAAGGCAGAAATCACGAAAG CTTGAGCTAGAAGGACGGATTTTTTCATCGAGGAGTAACGATGCATTTGTGTACTCTCTATGGTCTTTATTGCCTTCATTTTGCAACTACCCTACGGACACTGCCGAAAGTTTTACAGAACTAGCAAAAGCACTATATGTTGCTCTCCGTGATGAACCTGATGTTCGTGGAATAATATGCTCCAGTCTGCAGACTCTCATTCAGCAAAATAAGAGAATTTTGGAGGGAATAAATGATCTTTCTGATGCTGAAGTAAGCATTCCCAGGCAGCGAGCTATTGCCCATTATACTTCCCAAGTTGCATCCGATAATTTGCGCATTCTGAAGTCATCTGCTCGTGGCTTTCTATCCATCTTATCAGAAATTTTCCAGAAATCAACAAACGATACTGGCGGTTGTTTGCAG ACTACAATCAGTGAGTTTGCTTCGATATCAAATGAAATAGAGATCAGAAAATTCTTCTTAAATACCATGAGGCAGCTCCAGGAGGTAACTGAAAAGGCTAGCACAGCAGAAAATCTGAGGAAGTCCAATTATATGCAGGTTGAATGTTCATTAAGCGAAGGTTCCCTTTCACATGCAAG GGCACAACtttttgatttggcagtggcGCTTTTACCTGGTCTTAATGCTGCACAGACTAAAGTATTGTTTCTTGCAATAGTGCCTGCATTGGGG GATGCTGATGGTTTGATCCAAAAGAAGGCGTACAAAGTTCTTTCAATTATGCTCAGG AACTGTGATGATTTTCTCTCAGAAAACCTTGAAGAGTTGCttaatattttgattgaagtgCTGCCTTCATGTCATTTTTCTGCCAAGCGTCACAGACTCGACTGTTTGTACTTCTTAGTTGTCCGTGTCTCAAAG GATGAATTGGAACGAAGGTGGCATAGCATCATTAGTTCTTTCCTAACTGAAATAATACTTGCACTGAAAGAG GCTAATAAGAAGACAAGAAACAGGGCCTATGATCTGCTTGTCCAAATTGGTCATGCATATGGGGATGAAGAGAAGGGTGGAAACAAGGAAAACCTGCATAAATTTTTTAACATG GTGGCTGGAGGCCTGGCTGGTGAAACCCCTCATATGATAAGTGCTGCAGTGAAAGGCCTAGCCCGCTTGGCGTATGAGTTCTCCGATCTTGTTTATACTGCCTACAATGTGCTCCCATCAACATTTATCCTCCTCCAGAGGAAgaacaaagaaataatcaaa GCCAATTTAGGTTTACTGAAGGTATTGGTGGCCAAATCACAGGCTGAGGGATTGGAGGCACACTTAAAGAGTGTGGTTGAAGGTCTGCTGAAGTGGCAAGATAAcactaaaaataaattcaaatcgAAG GTTAAGCTACTACTTGAAATGCTTGTCAAGAAATGCGGTCTGCAGGCTGTGAAGGCAGTAATGCCCGAGGAGCACATGAAACTTCTTACTAATATACGGAAG ATCAAAGAAAGGAGGGAGAGGAAAAGTGCAGCTACCTCTGAAGAAATTCGATCTCTTCATTCAAAAGCAACTACATCcag gCTAAGCAGATGgaatcatacaaaaatattttctgatTTTGATGATGGAGAAATGACAGGCAGTGATGCAGAATATATGGATGCCAGTATGCTTTCTAATCAACGGAGCAAGGCTGCGTCACAGTTCAACTCCAAAGCCTCTTCCTTGCG GTCCAAGAAAATGCTTAAAGCATCCAAGAGTTTAGAGGAGGACTTCTTTGACCAAGTGGAAGATGAGCCACTTGACTTGCTCGATCGCCAAAAAACACGATCAGCTCTTCGATCCTCCGAGCATCTCAAAAGAAAGGCAGAATCTGATGATGAGCTGGAGATAGACTCTGAAGGGCGATTGGTGATTCATGAAGGAGGGAAGCCGAAGAGAGAAGCTCACTCTGACCCAGATTTAGATATTAGGAGTCGAGCAGGGAGTTACTTGTCAGTGAACTCTTCGAGGAAAATCCAGAAGCGCAGGAAAACATCAATGTCTGGATGGGCTTACACAGGGAGTGAATATGGAAGCAAGAAGGCAGGCGGTGATGTGAAGAGGAAGGGCAAGCTTGATCCACATGCATATTGGCCGCTTGACCGCAAAATGATGAGCCGTAGACCAGAGCATCGTGCAGCTGCGAGGAAAGGTATGGCTAGCGTGGTAAGGCAGACCAAGAAGCTTGAGGGCAAGAGTACCGCAAGTGCTCTCAAGGGTTTGAAGTCCAAGAGGAACCAAAAGAAAGCCACCAGGAAAGTTGGGTAA